A genomic segment from Solenopsis invicta isolate M01_SB chromosome 5, UNIL_Sinv_3.0, whole genome shotgun sequence encodes:
- the LOC113002714 gene encoding putative nuclease HARBI1, whose protein sequence is MFPETYEIILHLIEPALCRTNAMRRKQIHPGKQLLIALWFLATPNFYRSIHVQFGVGKATAFRAVRRITYALHCLAPRFIRWPRDEALNRTIEEFSKARGFPSVIGTLDGSYIKIRVSTKDAASYICRKQFHAIHLQAVCDAKCIFSHCYAGHVVSVHDARMFRNSALAHYIEVPNEYFPLDTHIVADAAYSIHSHVMVPFRDNGHLTARKKNFNYTLSSTRMAIE, encoded by the exons ATGTTTCCCGAaacatatgaaattattttacatttgattGAACCAGCTTTATGTCGAACCAATGCAATGAGAAGAAAGCAAATACATCCAGGAAAACAATTGTTGATAGCATTATGGTTTTTGGCTACTCCAAATTTTTACAg ATCAATACATGTACAATTTGGTGTTGGAAAAGCCACAGCATTCAGAGCAGTAAGACGCATAACTTATGCTTTACATTGTCTTGCACCAAGATTTATTCGATGGCCAAGAGATGAAGCATTAAATCGCACCATTGAAGAATTTTCAAAAGCAAGAGGTTTTCCTAGTGTAATTGGCACTCTTGACggatcttatatcaaaattagaGTTTCAACAAAAGATGCTGCTTCATACATATGCAGGAAACAGTTTCATGCGATTCACTTGCAAGCTGTATGCGATGCAAAATGCATATTCAGCCATTGTTATGCAGGACATGTTGTTTCAGTACATGATGCAAGAATGTTTAGAAATTCTGCACTGGCTCATTACATTGAGGTACCAAACGAGTATTTTCCTTTGGACACTCACATTGTAGCAGATGCTGCATATTCAATTCATTCGCATGTAATGGTTCCATTTAGGGATAATGGCCATCTTACagcacgtaaaaaaaattttaattatactttgtcTTCAACTAGGATGGCTATAGAATGA